From Taeniopygia guttata chromosome 3, bTaeGut7.mat, whole genome shotgun sequence:
AAGAATGGCAGTGAATAAGCCACAGTCACTGAAACGTGACACATGGTTCCGTACAGAGGCTGTCAGGACACGCAGCACGGGCTGGCTGACGGAAAGGTGCCCCAGGAGGGCTGAGGATTGGGAAGTGGCACAAACACAGCCCCCCACACCATTGTGGAGCTGTTTGAGTCGACCAGCAGGACCGTAGGAAGACTTTAATATCCCACTCAGCAGAGACAGTGACTGACTCACTGCATCTCTAGTTAACGGCTTGCTAGTAAATAACGGAGGCTTTTTAGCTTCAAGGCGAGACATTTTGAAGGTAAGATTTTAATTCTAGccaaaaaaacatttcatttttgcttGGATCCATAATTCATTGCACTTTCATATTTTAAGAGTAGTGCATTTTAATTCTTTGCAGGTAAGGATTATTATTTTCGGTGTGAAACAGTATATATAACATTCCTGAAACTACTCATCACAGCTCTCTTAAAACGAGGCTTAAATCATGCAAAATGGATAAATAGCAGGGCGCTATTTCATTCCAGACGATTTTTTCTAGCTTCTGAATGAGACTGAGCAGACTTTTTCGCAACATAGTTTACAAGAATGCTTCCTATATGGACACCTATAAGTGACAGTCCTGCCACAAGCAGAAAGTTCTTTCTACTCCAGGTagttttcttcatcttttctgGCAACAGTCACAGATGAAAACCTTCAAGCTTAGTTATACCTAcaataaaaaacagaaagatATTAGAATAATCTTATGAAAATATTGTATAGCTTGACCTATTTTAGTTTTCAAAGTCAAAAAAAGTCACAGAAGGACAAATACTGCATCAAAAActatttaggttggaaaagacctttgaagTCGAGTCCTACTGttaccccagcactgccaagccacCACTGAACCATGTCCCCACATGCCACATCTATGCATCCATTAGGTGACTCAGCCACCTCCCtaggcagcctgtgccagtgtttgaGAACCCTTCTGTGAAGACAGTTTTCCTAATACCCaaactaaacctcccctggtgcaacctgaggctgtttcctcttgtcctagcACTTGCTACTcgggagaagagaccaacccccaccttCCAGGTGGTTGTAGAAAACGCCACATTgccctgagccttcttttcctCAGGCTGAagacccccagctcccccagcactCCTCACAGGACCACTGCCCTCTCGGGACTCATTCACACCTCAGTGTCCTCTCTGAAGGCTGGAGTCCCTCAGCAGTGCCAAGCACAGGGGAGAATCACTGCCAGCACacgctggctcatgttcagctgctgtcaccagcactcCCAGGAATCTCTCCAGCCACTCTTCCCTGTAACTCAGCATGGGGCTGTGACCCCAGCACAGGACACAGCATTGGGCTTTGATGAACCTCCACTGGCCTATGCACTCTCATTTTTAACTGAGAAAATCTGCTAATATGATTTTACTACAAACACAGAGAGCGCACCAATTATACCTGTCTATTAATAACTGCAATTCTGACCTCTGGTCTGTACTGTTATCAGGTCTGTAAGTAGCAGGCTACCATCAACTTCATTGAATTGCACTGAAGTACCAAACCTACAGTGATAGCCACCTGATTTTACTCAAGAACAAAAGAACTCAACTATAGTCAGCAGTGCTTGCCAGGCAACAGAAACAACAGCTTTTGATGTTCAAACAAGGTTTCTTATTTCAAGAGGCCCACAAAGAAAGTTTTTCAGTTCTTATAACAGTAAAACTTAAATCAACGCGTATTTACATTCCTATGCAAACTCTACAGTATTTACACTCGTACTTAATTTTCATTCTCTGTTGTAATCACCATCCCTACTAAGACAAAATATGTTACTTTGTACAGTCAGAATTATTTCTGGGCAGTTTTAAGCCTGAAAGGACACTGTTATAAATCCAGTCACATGAGTTTCATTACTGTCCTGAAGTTACTGGagcttgttttaaaatatctttaagaCATATAATACCCTCAATTAACTGAGCGCATCATGTGGGATTTAGCAGTAGTTTTTGAGATTTATGATGCACTTTTTGGGTCCATGTAGGTACAAAAAATTAACTCAGTTGCAAAGTAGAATAAAGCTCTGAAAGACTAAAGTTAGAACACCAAGGCTGTATGTTTGAAAATTCTCAATTAATTCATCTTCTGCCTCATAGACACAGACACAACTAATTAGGCAACTTACCCAAAAATCAAAGTACTAAtgctatttttctttgcttttgcgAATGCTTTGCATCATGAATGTCAGAATGTCACGTTCTGGAGAAAAATCCTCTGTCTTCACTTGGAAAATAGGACTGGACTTCAAGTAATACCAGCCCCAGTGCACTAGCCCCAGGCCAGCTCCCATAACAATCAGAACTTTGTTGTCCTTCCAGAAGGTTTTAAGACCCATTGCAAACTGGCATCTACCTAGGTAAagataatttattattttaaacatattctagaaatatttttttcttactctgtAATAACAACACTGAACACATGAAGCTGAATGTTAATACCTTTAATTGCAGCGCAGCAGATGACTCAAACACTAAACAAAAAGCCTTACTTTgtgaacaaaaaagaaaagcacctCAATTCAGACATTTTGAAATGTTAATTGCTGCATTTGCTTCGAGCTTTGGCATGCTAAATCTTAAAACACAACAAAGCTTATCTAATTATCTAATTACAAACACTAGTGCCCAGATGGTAAGCATCTGAAGCCCAAAAGCAGGTTCAAAATACACCTTCCTCCCCATAGTTAATAAAATTCAACGAGTAGTTGAGCTCCTAAGGTAATCCAGAACTTTGAAATTGCAGGCAAAGCAAGGTGTGGAGCTCCTGAAACCACTTTACCTTTGTGCAGCTTTGCCTGACCACCTTATAGTATTCAGAAGCGGCGCCATTACAAATGGAGCAATAAATTAATCCTTGTACAATAAgaaggtggaaaaaaaccccaacatacTTTCCATGGGATTTCGCACGTATACTCATGTTTTATACCAAAATACCTCACTGGTTTGAGCGGCCACAAAGCTGTAACTCGGAGAGGAAATGCTCCCACCCCCGCCCAACTCCATGACCCTGACAGGTGTAACCCGGCCGCCCAACCACCCCTCTCCGCGCCCCGGAGCGCTCCCAGccccctgctcctccttccccGCGGCACAGCGACCTTAAAGCGCGGGCGGCTGAGGGCGCAGCGGCGCACCTGAGGCTTCTCCCCGCTCTGGGAGCGAGCGAAGAAGGTGCTACCGAGGAGGCGAGCATTCACCCGCCCACTCCCACACGTTCAAACGCGCCCCGGCAGGAAGCAGAAGCATGCAAGAAGCACGGCCCCGGACGtgccgcgccgcgccgcccctCGCCGCCCGCCATTAGCCGAGCGCCGCGTCACTCGCGACCCGGCCCGCCTCAGCCGCTGGCGGCCATTTTGCGTgcgggcagcgcggggcgggcggcggtgACGGGCGCGGCCATTTTGGGTAGGGCAGAGGAGCGGCGGGAGGCGGGCGCGGCGTGGGGAGGGTATGGCCGCCTTGTGCCGCCCGGCGCTTGGGGCCGCGCCTGGGCTCTGGCCCCGCTGTTCTCTTCGGGTAAACCTCTGAGGGGATGCTCGGAGTGCCGGGGCTCTGGCGGCGGTGTCGCTCGGCTCCCACCGAGCCTGCCTCAGCCGCTCTTTCCCGTTCCTCacccccatccagcctggccaggcATAAAAAGACGTCTATAtatctgatttttcttctttgcataCCTGCTGCTGTGGCCACTCCGCCTTACATCTGCGCCCAGCTGTCTGAGGCTTCCTGTGGGCGGACAAAAGTGCCCCGGCCAAAACAAGTTCAAATAACTTTGTTCCCTGCCCTCCGCTTTCCGTTAGCTCTTTTGCTTTCCTGTATTCACTCCTGTAAGTACAAGAAATACTCCTGTGAATACAGTTCTACTTCTCCTGTGTTCACTCTTCTCTCTACTCCTGCAGTCGCTGTCTAGAATATCTCGTTTTATATTCATTTGTTAATGAATGGGtttgttttcaattttgtttATAGTTGCAGAGTTTATGACTGTAGCCAAAAGACAAGTATTTAATGCCTGATCCCCATGCAGAAATGAATATAATTTCTAAAACAGTGTAGTAAGTTTTCATTGCAAATTGCAATCAGCTGTTCcacaaaagtttaaaaatataatagtaCCTGTATGTGGCCCTCTGATGCTCCTCAGAACCTCTCCTCCCTCTAGTTCTAGGCAGTTCTGTGATGACTGGGTTATGTTTTGGAAACTGAATTGTTGAGCCTTAAAGGTGAATGGGCAGTTTATGAATGAAGGAGTGTAAATAACAATG
This genomic window contains:
- the LOC140683776 gene encoding uncharacterized protein isoform X3 produces the protein MLLLPAGARLNVWEWAGRCQFAMGLKTFWKDNKVLIVMGAGLGLVHWGWYYLKSSPIFQVKTEDFSPERDILTFMMQSIRKSKEK
- the LOC140683777 gene encoding uncharacterized protein, which translates into the protein MKKTTWSRKNFLLVAGLSLIGVHIGSILVNYVAKKSAQSHSEARKNRLE
- the LOC140683776 gene encoding uncharacterized protein isoform X2; amino-acid sequence: MLASSVAPSSLAPRAGRSLRCQFAMGLKTFWKDNKVLIVMGAGLGLVHWGWYYLKSSPIFQVKTEDFSPERDILTFMMQSIRKSKEK
- the LOC140683776 gene encoding uncharacterized protein isoform X1, which gives rise to MLASSVAPSSLAPRAGRSLRCAAAPSAARALRCQFAMGLKTFWKDNKVLIVMGAGLGLVHWGWYYLKSSPIFQVKTEDFSPERDILTFMMQSIRKSKEK